The Streptomyces sp. NBC_00236 DNA window TGTCGCTGCCGCCGGTGCCGGGGCAGCCGCCGTTGTCGCGCTGGAGCGCCCAGAACGACAGCGTGCTGACGCCCTTGGAGACGGCCCAGTCGTAGACCTGGGTGGCGTCGGCCGTGGTGAACGTCTCGGCGGGACCGTAGTCGTCGATGCCCGGCATCTCGATGATGCCGGTCATGCCCCAGAGCTGGGCGTCGGTCTTCGACGGGTACAGATCGGCGAGCTGGCCCTTGAGGCCGGTGATCGCCGTCTGGGTGTCCTGCGCCATGTTGTGCGCGGCACCGTCGTAGTAGTCGAACGTCATGAGGTTCACGACGTCGACCTTCGCCCCGTTGGACACCGCGTTCTCCAGCACCGCGAGACCGCTGTCGGCCAGCCCGCTGGTGGTGGTGGGCAGGGTGTACGAGATCTGCACCGAGCGGCCGTTGGCGGCCGCCCAGTCCTGGACCTTCTTGATCGCCTTGTTGCGGCGGTCGATCCCCGCGCTGTTCTCCAGCGCGTTGTCCTCGATGTCCATGTCGAGGCGGGACACGTCGTAGGTCGTGATGACCTTCTCGTACGCCGCCGCGATGGAGTCGACGCTCGTACAGCTGTCGGCGATCTCGGTTCCGCCGTTGTCGGCCGCGTAGCCGCCGAACGACGGGATCACATCACCGCCGCGCGACCGGATGGTGGTGAAGTCGGCGCCGAACTCGGACTGGGCGATGGGCGTACCCGAGTCGCCGTTCCAGTAGGGGGTGCAGGAACCGCGGGCCTCCGTCTGGATGAAGGCCATGGTCAGGTACTTCGCGCCGGACGCCTGGGAGAGCGCGGCCGGGCTGTCGCCGTTCCACGCCTCGAAGTACGGGGCGAAGACGTGCGCGGGCAGGGGAGTGGCGGCGGTTGCGGCAGCCTGGGCGCCGGCGCCTGATCCGAGGACCAGGCCTGCGGACGCGACGACGGTGGCCAAGGCGCCGAGGACGGCGCCGACTGTTCTTGGACGTCTCATGGGGCAGCTCCCAGCGGGGTGGGACAACGGGCGGATTGCCGTGAGGCATGCCCATGATTGGTCTGGACCAGATAACTGTCAACGTTCTTTACTGTTTCATGTCCAGCCGCTGCCCTGCCGCTTAACTCGCTCGGCGCACAAGGAAGTTGGGCGGTGTGGTGCGGTCAGTCCCGGGGGAGCGCGGCTCGGAGGTACGCGGCCGTGCGGCTGTCCTCGGCCCGGGCCACCTCCACCGGCGGTCCGGCCGCCACGATCCGGCCGCCCCGGTCGCCGCCGCCCGGGCCGAGGTCGATCACCCAGTCGGATCCCGCCACGACGGCCATGTCGTGCTCCACCACCACGACGGTGCTGCCCGCGTCGACCAGCCCGTGCAACTGCCGCATCAGTACCTCGACATCGGCCGGGTGCAGCCCCGTCGTCGGCTCGTCGAGCAGATACAGGGTGTGGCCACGCCGGGCGCGCTGCAGTTCGGCAGCCAGCTTGATCCGCTGAGCCTCGCCGCCGGACAGCTCCGTAGCCGGCTGTCCGAGGCGCAGATAACCGAGCCCCACATCGAGCAGCGTCCGCAGACTGCGCCCGGCGCCGGGCGTGTCCGCGAAGAAGCCGGCCGCCGACTCCACCGTGAGGTCCAGCACCTGAGCGATGTTCAGCCCCCGCAGGGTGACCGCGAGCGTCTCCGGGTTGTACCGCGCGCCGTGGCAGTCCGGGCAGGGCGCGTACGTACTGGGCAGGAAGAGCAGTTCCACCGAGACGAACCCCTCGCCCTGGCAGGTCTCGCACCGCCCGCCCGCCACGTTGAAGGAGAACCGGCCGGCCCGGTAGCCCCGCTCTCGCGCCACATCGGTCGCTGCGAACAGCTTGCGCACGACGTCGAAGAGTCCCGTGTACGTCGCCAGGTTGGAACGGGGGGTACGGCCGATGGGCCGCTGGTCGACCTGGACCAGACGGTCCACCGCGGCCAGCCCCTCCGCCGAGGCGCAGCCGGACGCGTGCCGCTCCATCTGCTCCTCCGAGGCGTCGTCCACGGCCTGCCGGTCCGCCAGCGCACCCGCCAGCACCTGCCCCACCAGCGTCGACTTCCCCGAGCCCGAGACCCCGGTGACGGCCGTGAACACCCCGAGCGGGAATGCGGCGTCCACACCACGCACGTTGTGCCGGTCCACCCCGTGCAGCCGCAGCCACCCCGAGGGCGTGCGCACCTCGCGTACGGGAGCGGGGGCTTCGTCGAAGAGGAAGCGCCGCGTCGCCGACTCCGCCACGTCGGCCAGAGCGGCCGGCGGCCCGCTGTGCAGGACCCGGCCGCCGTGCTCACCGGCCAGCGGCCCCACGTCCACGAGCCAGTCCGCCTGCCGGACCACATCCATCTGATGCTCCACGACGAAGACCGTGTTCCCGGCCTCCTTGAGCCGGCCGAGCACCGCGAGCAGCGACTCCGTGTCCGCCGGATGCAGTCCGGCCGACGGCTCGTCCAGGACGTAGACGACCCCGAAGAGCCCCGACCGCAGCTGGGTGGCCAGCCGCAGCCGCTGCAGCTCGCCGGACGAGAGCGTCGGAGCCGTACGGTCGAGGCTGAGATAGCCCAGCCCCAGTTCGGTGACCGTTCCGATCCGGGCCAGCAGATCCCCCGTCAGTACCCGGGCGGTGTCGTCCCCGCCCGCCGCCGACAGCACCTCGGCCAGCGCCGTGAGCGGGAGGCCCGCCAGTTCCGCGATCGTACGGCCCGCGAACGTCACCGCCAGGGCCTCCGGCCGCAGCCGGCTGCCGCCGCAGACCGGGCAGGGCGCACTCGTCAGGAAACGTTCGGCCTTGGCTCGCAGCGTGCGGCTCCGGGAGTCGGCGAACGTGTGCATCACATAGCGCCGCGCGCTCATGTACGTGCCCTGGTACGGGCGTTGGATGCGGTCGGCGTCGCGCACGGGATGCACGGTGACCACCGGCTGTTCGTCGGTGAACAGGATCCACTCACGGTCGGCCGGATCGAGTTCGCGCCAGGGCCGGTCGATGTCGTAGCCCAGTGCGTCCAGCACATCGCGCAGGTTCTTGCCCTGCCACGCGCCCGGCCAGGCCGCGATCGCCCCGGCCCTGATCGACAGCCCCGGGTCGGGGACGAGGAGCTCCTCGGTCGTGCGGTGGATCCGCCCGAGACCGTGGCATTCGGGGCAGGCGCCGGCGGCGGTGTTCGGCGAGAAGGCGTCCGAGTCGAGGCGTTCCGCCCCCGGCGGATACTCCCCGGCCCGCGAGAACAGCATCCGCAGGGAGTTGGACAGGGTCGTCACCGTACCGACGGACGACCGCGTCCCCGGCGCGGACCGGCGCTGCTCCAGCGAGACGGCCGGCGGCAGCCCGGTGATCTCGCCGACCTTCGGTGCGCCCACCTGGTGGATGAGCCGCCGGGCGTAGGGCGCGACGGACTCGAAGTAGCGGCGCTGAGCCTCCGCGTAGATGGTCCCGAAGGCCAGTGAGGACTTCCCGGACCCGGAGACGCCCGTGAACACGGTGAGCGTGTCGCGCGGGATGTCGACCCGGACGTCCTGCAGATTGTGCTCGCGTGCGCCGCGGACCCTGACGTACGGATCGTGGGGGGTGGGCATGGGGTGGGGCTCCGTACGGGGTTCGGGCAGGCTGACCGGGGCAAACGGTTCGATTCTAGGCGCCGGGCCCCTGCCGCGCCGTGTGGTGGAACGGCGCCGTCCCTTGGTTTGCTGGGCACATGAGAGACGACGACAGGCCGCTGGCCGTGTTCGACCTGGACGGCACCCTCGCGGACACCGCCCACCGCCAGCACTTCCTGGAGGGCCCCCGGCGCGACTGGGCCGGATTCTTCGCGGCTGCCCCCGCCGATCCGCCGCTGCCCGAAGGCGTACGGCTCGCCGTGCGCAGCGCCGGGGAGTGCGAGGTCGTCTACCTCACCGGGCGGCCGGAGCGCTGCCGGAAGGACACCGTGGCCTGGCTGGCCCGGCAGGGGCTGCCGGAGGGGCCGCTCCACATGCGGCGCAACGACGACCGGCGGCCGGCTCGCAGGACCAAACTGGAGACCCTGCGACGACTCGGCCGGGGCCGCGTCGTGCGGATGCTGGTGGACGACGACGAGCTGGTCTGCGACGCCGCCGAACTGGCCGGATTCACGGTGGTACGCGCCCGCTGGGCGATCGCCTCGCCTGCCCTGAAGGACGCGCAGGAGCGCGAGGGGCGCACCTGACCGGGGCCGGAGCCGTCACTCCGGGTCGTCGAGCCGGAAGCCCACTTTCAGGCCGACCTGGTAGTGCTCGAT harbors:
- a CDS encoding excinuclease ABC subunit UvrA; translated protein: MPTPHDPYVRVRGAREHNLQDVRVDIPRDTLTVFTGVSGSGKSSLAFGTIYAEAQRRYFESVAPYARRLIHQVGAPKVGEITGLPPAVSLEQRRSAPGTRSSVGTVTTLSNSLRMLFSRAGEYPPGAERLDSDAFSPNTAAGACPECHGLGRIHRTTEELLVPDPGLSIRAGAIAAWPGAWQGKNLRDVLDALGYDIDRPWRELDPADREWILFTDEQPVVTVHPVRDADRIQRPYQGTYMSARRYVMHTFADSRSRTLRAKAERFLTSAPCPVCGGSRLRPEALAVTFAGRTIAELAGLPLTALAEVLSAAGGDDTARVLTGDLLARIGTVTELGLGYLSLDRTAPTLSSGELQRLRLATQLRSGLFGVVYVLDEPSAGLHPADTESLLAVLGRLKEAGNTVFVVEHQMDVVRQADWLVDVGPLAGEHGGRVLHSGPPAALADVAESATRRFLFDEAPAPVREVRTPSGWLRLHGVDRHNVRGVDAAFPLGVFTAVTGVSGSGKSTLVGQVLAGALADRQAVDDASEEQMERHASGCASAEGLAAVDRLVQVDQRPIGRTPRSNLATYTGLFDVVRKLFAATDVARERGYRAGRFSFNVAGGRCETCQGEGFVSVELLFLPSTYAPCPDCHGARYNPETLAVTLRGLNIAQVLDLTVESAAGFFADTPGAGRSLRTLLDVGLGYLRLGQPATELSGGEAQRIKLAAELQRARRGHTLYLLDEPTTGLHPADVEVLMRQLHGLVDAGSTVVVVEHDMAVVAGSDWVIDLGPGGGDRGGRIVAAGPPVEVARAEDSRTAAYLRAALPRD
- a CDS encoding glycosyl hydrolase family 18 protein — its product is MRRPRTVGAVLGALATVVASAGLVLGSGAGAQAAATAATPLPAHVFAPYFEAWNGDSPAALSQASGAKYLTMAFIQTEARGSCTPYWNGDSGTPIAQSEFGADFTTIRSRGGDVIPSFGGYAADNGGTEIADSCTSVDSIAAAYEKVITTYDVSRLDMDIEDNALENSAGIDRRNKAIKKVQDWAAANGRSVQISYTLPTTTSGLADSGLAVLENAVSNGAKVDVVNLMTFDYYDGAAHNMAQDTQTAITGLKGQLADLYPSKTDAQLWGMTGIIEMPGIDDYGPAETFTTADATQVYDWAVSKGVSTLSFWALQRDNGGCPGTGGSDTCSGIAQDTWYFSHTFAPFTSGGSGPVTDDYSVAVTPASATVAPGGSATATVKTAVTSGSAKTVALTTSGAPAGVAASLSPASVTAGGTSTLTVSASASAAPGTYTINVTGASGTLSHSAPYTLTVSGPGGGTGSLVNGDFETGSLGPWTCESGGAVVSTPVHGGTHALAAAATSSQTGECTQTLTLSPHTKYTLQGWVQGSYGYLGVRGGASASTWGSSSGYAKQSVAFTTGASGTVTVYLHGWYGQGTVHADDLSVTS
- a CDS encoding phosphatase domain-containing protein produces the protein MRDDDRPLAVFDLDGTLADTAHRQHFLEGPRRDWAGFFAAAPADPPLPEGVRLAVRSAGECEVVYLTGRPERCRKDTVAWLARQGLPEGPLHMRRNDDRRPARRTKLETLRRLGRGRVVRMLVDDDELVCDAAELAGFTVVRARWAIASPALKDAQEREGRT